From one Populus alba chromosome 17, ASM523922v2, whole genome shotgun sequence genomic stretch:
- the LOC118054963 gene encoding scarecrow-like protein 32 yields the protein MKTELRGNTTSISLQNPSLFNTPQSSLSGALKGCLGSLDGACIEKLLLHCASALEHNDGTLVQQVMWVLNNVASLVGDPNQRLTSWFLRALVSRASKVCPTAMDFDGSSRIQRRQMSVTELAVYVDLIPWHRFGFCASNSAIFKAIEGHSKVHILDFSITHCMQWPTLIDALAKRPEGPPSLRITVPSCRPPVPPFLNVSCEEVGLRLSNFAKFRDVPFEFNVIDDPSYLASTEIMPKESSHDFHFESLLNHLTPSVLNLRDDEALVINCQNWLRYLSNIEQKGRSVQDSSLRDAFLRTVKAFNPCIVIVVDEDSDLSAPSLSSRITTCFNYLWIPFDALETFLPKDSSQRIEYESDIGHKIENIISFEGLQRIERLEPGIKVSERMKNAGFLSVPFCEDTIGEVRSLLEEHASGWGMKREEDHMLMLTWKGHNSVFATAWVPSDLQD from the coding sequence ATGAAAACTGAACTAAGAGGAAACACTACCTCCATTTCTCTTCAAAACCCTAGTCTCTTCAACACCCCTCAAAGCTCTCTCTCGGGTGCACTTAAAGGGTGTCTTGGTAGCCTTGATGGAGCCTGTATAGAAAAGCTTCTACTTCATTGCGCTAGTGCCTTAGAGCACAATGATGGGACTTTGGTTCAACAAGTGATGTGGGTGCTTAACAATGTTGCTTCTTTGGTTGGTGACCCTAACCAAAGGCTCACTTCTTGGTTTCTCAGGGCACTTGTCTCTAGGGCATCCAAGGTTTGTCCCACCGCGATGGATTTTGATGGTAGCAGTAGAATTCAGAGGAGGCAAATGTCGGTGACCGAGCTTGCCGTGTACGTTGATCTAATCCCTTGGCACAGGTTTGGATTTTGTGCATCAAACAGTGCCATTTTTAAGGCAATTGAAGGTCACTCTAAAGTTCATATCTTAGATTTTAGCATCACTCATTGTATGCAGTGGCCTACTCTTATAGATGCTTTGGCTAAAAGGCCAGAAGGGCCTCCTTCACTTAGGATCACAGTTCCCTCTTGTAGGCCACCAGTCCCTCCTTTTCTTAATGTATCATGTGAAGAAGTAGGTCTCCGTTTGAGCAATTTCGCTAAGTTTAGGGATGTTCCTTTTGAATTCAATGTGATTGATGACCCATCTTATTTAGCCTCAACTGAAATTATGCCCAAAGAATCTTCTCATGACTTTCATTTTGAGTCATTATTGAATCACTTGACTCCTTCAGTGCTTAATCTTAGAGATGATGAGGCCTTGGTGATAAATTGCCAAAACTGGTTAAGATATTTGTCTAATATTGAGCAAAAGGGAAGAAGTGTCCAAGATTCTTCCTTAAGAGATGCTTTCCTTCGTACAGTAAAAGCTTTCAATCCTTGTATTGTAATTGTTGTCGACGAAGATTCTGATTTAAGTGCACCAAGTCTCTCATCTAGGATTACTACTTGCTTCAATTATCTATGGATACCATTCGATGCTTTGGAAACTTTCTTGCCTAAAGATAGTAGCCAAAGGATTGAGTATGAGTCCGATATTGGTCACAAAATCGAGAATATTATCAGTTTTGAAGGGCTTCAGAGGATAGAGAGGTTAGAACCCGGGATTAAAGTATCAGAAAGGATGAAGAATGCAGGATTTTTGAGTGTTCCATTCTGTGAAGACACAATTGGTGAAGTTAGATCCCTGCTAGAAGAGCATGCTAGTGGTTGGGgcatgaaaagagaagaagatcaCATGTTGATGCTCACATGGAAGGGTCACAACTCAGTTTTTGCCACAGCTTGGGTCCCAAGTGATTTGCAGGATTAA
- the LOC118054962 gene encoding BTB/POZ domain-containing protein At3g22104 isoform X2, producing MAVCCDLEVDVNGEETFMVDTIIASYCGRLSKLFGKPTGSGRNLKVIFNDFPGGAESFELMSRFCYNNGRTAITPSNISFLHSAAQFMEMNNSVSGTHNLLEETGKSLEEMNYWTWSELLIATKKCQDLLPFPNSTGILEKFVDSLIGRITTSGEPSPCPSTSSPDSSGVRLSCDTRSTESLKNSFSRATWWFEDLLVLSTNLVGMVFKSMVSQKFDHVIISRFLFYYQKSKCYTGTSDEKREVVETVIDMLYILDWNSVSFKSLFGILRVALNCNIRKCSRTKLESMIGSQMDQATLDNLLIPSPYGMNYLYNVNLVLRFLKAFLHGGISQVFPIQLRKVASLMDFYIAEVSPDPCLKPSKFLALAMALPDSARESYDGIYRATDMYLEVHTGLSKEEKMKICCALNYEKLSAEACIHLSQNKNFPSKCAVQALMSQQVKLKSLLKATGKTKCYIDSSSGVSETSKQSVLYAGKLDLPTDNDKLRAHLQGMQWRVTELERVCLKMQAPMTKIMKSRVSNHRTSRSLPKLCS from the exons ATGGCTGTTTGCTGTGATCTTGAAGTAGATGTCAATGGTGAAGAGACTTTCATGGTGGACACg ATCATCGCTTCATATTGTGGCAGACTAAGCAAATTATTTGGTAAACCAACAGGTAGTGGAAGAAATTTGAAAGTGATATTCAATGACTTTCCTGGTGGGGCTGAAAGTTTTGAACTCATGTCAAGGTTCTGCTACAATAATGGTAGAACTGCCATAACTCCTTCCAATATTTCTTTCCTACACTCGGCTGCACAGTTCATGGAAATGAACAATTCTGTATCTGGAACTCATAACTTATTGGAAGAGACCGGGAAATCACTTGAAGAGATGAATTACTGGACATGGTCTGAGCTTTTAATCGCTACAAAGAAATGCCAAGATTTGCTTCCATTTCCTAATTCTACGGGTATCCTTGAAAAATTTGTGGATTCTCTTATTGGAAGGATCACTACTTCTGGTGAGCCTAGTCCGTGTCCATCTACTTCTTCTCCAGACAGCTCTGGAGTTCGGTTGTCATGTGACACTAGAAGCACTGAGAGTTTGAAGAACAGCTTCTCTCGAGCAACATGGTGGTTTGAGGATCTTTTGGTTTTGAGCACTAATTTGGTTGGAATGGTGTTCAAATCCATGGTCTCACAGAAGTTTGATCATGTTATCATTAGTAGATTTCTCTTTTATTACCAGAAATCAAAGTGCTATACTGGCACGTCTGATGAGAAGCGTGAAGTTGTTGAAACTGTCATAGATATGCTTTATATCCTTGATTGGAACTCTGTTTCATTCAAGAGTTTATTTGGGATTCTTCGAGTTGCTTTGAATTGTAACATAAGAAAATGTAGCAGGACCAAGTTGGAGAGTATGATAGGTTCTCAGATGGATCAAGCAACTCTAGATAATCTGCTAATTCCTTCTCCATATGGGATGAATTACTTGTATAATGTGAATCTTGTTCTAAGGTTCTTGAAAGCTTTTCTTCATGGAGGAATCAGTCAGGTGTTCCCTATACAATTGAGAAAAGTTGCTAGCTTGATGGACTTTTATATAGCAGAAGTATCCCCAGATCCTTGTCTAAAGCCTTCTAAGTTCTTGGCCCTAGCCATGGCCCTGCCAGATTCTGCCAGAGAATCGTATGATGGAATCTACCGTGCCACTGACATGTATCTAGAG GTGCATACCGGATTatcaaaagaagagaagatgaaGATATGCTGCGCATTGAATTACGAGAAGCTCTCAGCTGAAGCTTGCATTCACCTTTCTCAGAACAAAAATTTTCCATCAAAATGTGCAGTCCAAGCTCTCATGTCTCAGCAAGTCAAGCTCAAAAGCTTACTCAAAGCCACTGGCAAAACAAAATGCTATATTGATTCATCTTCTGGTGTTAGTGAAACTAGTAAACAGAGTGTGCTCTATGCTGGGAAACTTGACCTTCCAACTGATAATGATAAGCTTAGAGCACATCTGCAAGGAATGCAGTGGAGGGTGACGGAATTGGAGAGAGTTTGCCTGAAAATGCAAGCACCGATGACAAAAATCATGAAGTCAAGGGTATCAAACCATAGGACTTCCAGATCCTTACCCAAGCTATGTTCATGA
- the LOC118054962 gene encoding BTB/POZ domain-containing protein At3g22104 isoform X1: MAVCCDLEVDVNGEETFMVDTKIIASYCGRLSKLFGKPTGSGRNLKVIFNDFPGGAESFELMSRFCYNNGRTAITPSNISFLHSAAQFMEMNNSVSGTHNLLEETGKSLEEMNYWTWSELLIATKKCQDLLPFPNSTGILEKFVDSLIGRITTSGEPSPCPSTSSPDSSGVRLSCDTRSTESLKNSFSRATWWFEDLLVLSTNLVGMVFKSMVSQKFDHVIISRFLFYYQKSKCYTGTSDEKREVVETVIDMLYILDWNSVSFKSLFGILRVALNCNIRKCSRTKLESMIGSQMDQATLDNLLIPSPYGMNYLYNVNLVLRFLKAFLHGGISQVFPIQLRKVASLMDFYIAEVSPDPCLKPSKFLALAMALPDSARESYDGIYRATDMYLEVHTGLSKEEKMKICCALNYEKLSAEACIHLSQNKNFPSKCAVQALMSQQVKLKSLLKATGKTKCYIDSSSGVSETSKQSVLYAGKLDLPTDNDKLRAHLQGMQWRVTELERVCLKMQAPMTKIMKSRVSNHRTSRSLPKLCS; encoded by the exons ATGGCTGTTTGCTGTGATCTTGAAGTAGATGTCAATGGTGAAGAGACTTTCATGGTGGACACg AAGATCATCGCTTCATATTGTGGCAGACTAAGCAAATTATTTGGTAAACCAACAGGTAGTGGAAGAAATTTGAAAGTGATATTCAATGACTTTCCTGGTGGGGCTGAAAGTTTTGAACTCATGTCAAGGTTCTGCTACAATAATGGTAGAACTGCCATAACTCCTTCCAATATTTCTTTCCTACACTCGGCTGCACAGTTCATGGAAATGAACAATTCTGTATCTGGAACTCATAACTTATTGGAAGAGACCGGGAAATCACTTGAAGAGATGAATTACTGGACATGGTCTGAGCTTTTAATCGCTACAAAGAAATGCCAAGATTTGCTTCCATTTCCTAATTCTACGGGTATCCTTGAAAAATTTGTGGATTCTCTTATTGGAAGGATCACTACTTCTGGTGAGCCTAGTCCGTGTCCATCTACTTCTTCTCCAGACAGCTCTGGAGTTCGGTTGTCATGTGACACTAGAAGCACTGAGAGTTTGAAGAACAGCTTCTCTCGAGCAACATGGTGGTTTGAGGATCTTTTGGTTTTGAGCACTAATTTGGTTGGAATGGTGTTCAAATCCATGGTCTCACAGAAGTTTGATCATGTTATCATTAGTAGATTTCTCTTTTATTACCAGAAATCAAAGTGCTATACTGGCACGTCTGATGAGAAGCGTGAAGTTGTTGAAACTGTCATAGATATGCTTTATATCCTTGATTGGAACTCTGTTTCATTCAAGAGTTTATTTGGGATTCTTCGAGTTGCTTTGAATTGTAACATAAGAAAATGTAGCAGGACCAAGTTGGAGAGTATGATAGGTTCTCAGATGGATCAAGCAACTCTAGATAATCTGCTAATTCCTTCTCCATATGGGATGAATTACTTGTATAATGTGAATCTTGTTCTAAGGTTCTTGAAAGCTTTTCTTCATGGAGGAATCAGTCAGGTGTTCCCTATACAATTGAGAAAAGTTGCTAGCTTGATGGACTTTTATATAGCAGAAGTATCCCCAGATCCTTGTCTAAAGCCTTCTAAGTTCTTGGCCCTAGCCATGGCCCTGCCAGATTCTGCCAGAGAATCGTATGATGGAATCTACCGTGCCACTGACATGTATCTAGAG GTGCATACCGGATTatcaaaagaagagaagatgaaGATATGCTGCGCATTGAATTACGAGAAGCTCTCAGCTGAAGCTTGCATTCACCTTTCTCAGAACAAAAATTTTCCATCAAAATGTGCAGTCCAAGCTCTCATGTCTCAGCAAGTCAAGCTCAAAAGCTTACTCAAAGCCACTGGCAAAACAAAATGCTATATTGATTCATCTTCTGGTGTTAGTGAAACTAGTAAACAGAGTGTGCTCTATGCTGGGAAACTTGACCTTCCAACTGATAATGATAAGCTTAGAGCACATCTGCAAGGAATGCAGTGGAGGGTGACGGAATTGGAGAGAGTTTGCCTGAAAATGCAAGCACCGATGACAAAAATCATGAAGTCAAGGGTATCAAACCATAGGACTTCCAGATCCTTACCCAAGCTATGTTCATGA